In a single window of the Streptomyces sp. NBC_00353 genome:
- the lysA gene encoding diaminopimelate decarboxylase yields MSRSAHPAGPRHADVLTEGHYTAPPADLNVLDEKVWARTVSRNDDGAVTVGGIEVTRLAEEFGTPAYFLDESDFRARCRAWADAFGPGADVFYAGKAFLSRAVVRWLKEEGLNLDVCSGGELTTALDAGMPAERIAFHGNNKTVAEIERAVQVGVGRIVLDSFQEIVRVSHIAQRLGKRQRVQIRVTVGVEAHTHEFIATAHEDQKFGIALAGGQAAEAVRRALTLDGIELIGIHSHIGSQIFDMAGFEVSARRVVQLLAEVRDEHGVELPEIDLGGGLGIAYTSDDDPREPHEIAKALGDIVTRECESAGLATPRISVEPGRAIVGPTAFTLYEVGTIKHLEGLRTYVSVDGGMSDNIRTALYDAEYSVALVSRRSDAEPMLVRVVGKHCESGDIVVKDAFLPSDLAPGDLIAVPATGAYCRSMASNYNHALRPPVVAVRDGEARVIVRRETEEDLLRLDVG; encoded by the coding sequence GGCCCCGCCCGCCGACCTGAACGTCCTCGACGAGAAGGTCTGGGCCCGCACCGTCTCCCGCAACGACGACGGCGCCGTGACCGTCGGCGGGATCGAAGTGACCCGGCTGGCCGAGGAATTCGGCACGCCCGCCTACTTCCTCGACGAGAGCGACTTCCGCGCCCGCTGCCGCGCCTGGGCCGACGCGTTCGGACCGGGCGCCGATGTCTTCTACGCCGGCAAGGCGTTCCTGTCACGGGCTGTCGTGCGCTGGCTCAAGGAGGAGGGGCTCAACCTCGACGTCTGCTCCGGCGGCGAGCTGACCACCGCACTCGACGCCGGCATGCCCGCCGAGCGCATCGCCTTCCACGGCAACAACAAGACCGTCGCCGAGATCGAGCGGGCCGTCCAGGTCGGTGTCGGGCGTATCGTGCTCGACTCGTTCCAGGAGATCGTCCGCGTCTCGCACATCGCGCAGCGGCTCGGCAAGCGGCAGCGTGTCCAGATCCGGGTGACGGTCGGCGTCGAGGCGCACACCCACGAGTTCATCGCCACCGCCCACGAGGACCAGAAGTTCGGCATCGCGCTGGCCGGAGGACAGGCCGCCGAAGCAGTGCGCCGGGCGCTCACGCTCGATGGGATCGAACTCATCGGCATCCACTCGCACATCGGCTCGCAGATCTTCGACATGGCCGGCTTCGAGGTCTCCGCCCGCCGCGTGGTCCAGCTCCTCGCCGAGGTGCGCGACGAGCACGGTGTCGAGCTGCCGGAGATCGACCTCGGCGGTGGTCTGGGCATCGCGTACACCTCCGACGACGACCCGCGCGAGCCGCACGAGATCGCCAAGGCGCTCGGCGACATCGTGACCCGCGAGTGCGAGTCGGCCGGCCTCGCCACTCCGCGGATCTCGGTCGAGCCCGGGCGCGCCATCGTCGGCCCCACCGCGTTCACGCTGTACGAGGTCGGCACCATCAAGCACCTCGAAGGACTGCGTACCTACGTCAGTGTCGACGGCGGCATGTCGGACAACATCCGCACCGCGCTCTACGACGCCGAGTACAGCGTCGCGCTCGTCTCGCGCCGCTCCGACGCCGAACCGATGCTCGTACGCGTCGTCGGCAAGCACTGCGAGAGCGGTGACATCGTGGTCAAGGACGCGTTCCTGCCGTCCGACCTCGCGCCCGGCGATCTGATCGCCGTGCCCGCCACCGGCGCCTACTGCCGCTCGATGGCGAGCAATTACAACCACGCGCTGCGCCCGCCCGTCGTCGCCGTGCGCGACGGAGAGGCGCGGGTGATCGTCCGGCGCGAGACGGAGGAAGATCTCCTGCGTCTTGATGTCGGCTGA
- a CDS encoding homoserine dehydrogenase — MRTRPLKVALLGCGVVGSEVARIMTTHADDLAARIGAPIELAGVAVRRPSKAREGIDPALITTDATALVKRGDIDVVIEVIGGIEPARALITTAFEHGASVVSANKALLAEDGAALHAAAEQYGRDLYYEAAVAGAIPLVRPLRESLVGDKVNRVLGIVNGTTNFILDKMDTSGAGYSEALDEATALGYAEADPTADVEGFDAAAKAAILAGIAFHTRVRIGEVHREGITEVTAADIASARRMGCTVKLLAICERAADGRSVTARVHPAMIPLSHPLASVREAYNAVFVEADAAGQLMFYGPGAGGSPTASAVLGDLVAVCRNKLNEATGPGESAYTRLPVSPMGEVVTRYHISLDVADKPGVLAQVATVFAEQGVSIDTVRQQGRQDGGGEASLVVVTHRAPDAALSATVEALRKLDTVRGVASIMRVEGE; from the coding sequence ATGCGTACGCGTCCGCTGAAGGTGGCGCTGCTGGGCTGTGGAGTGGTCGGCTCAGAGGTGGCGCGCATCATGACGACGCACGCCGACGACCTCGCCGCGCGCATCGGCGCGCCCATCGAGCTCGCCGGTGTCGCCGTCCGCCGGCCCTCGAAGGCGCGGGAGGGGATCGACCCCGCGCTGATCACCACCGATGCGACCGCCCTGGTCAAACGGGGCGACATCGACGTCGTCATCGAGGTCATCGGCGGCATCGAGCCGGCCCGCGCACTCATCACCACCGCCTTCGAGCACGGCGCGAGTGTCGTCTCCGCCAACAAGGCGCTGCTCGCCGAGGACGGCGCCGCTCTGCACGCCGCCGCCGAACAGTACGGCCGAGACCTCTATTACGAGGCGGCCGTGGCCGGTGCCATTCCGCTCGTGCGGCCGCTGCGCGAGTCCCTCGTCGGTGACAAGGTCAACCGGGTGCTGGGCATCGTCAACGGCACGACCAACTTCATCCTCGACAAGATGGACACCAGCGGCGCGGGCTACTCCGAGGCGCTCGACGAGGCCACCGCCCTCGGGTACGCCGAGGCCGACCCGACCGCCGACGTCGAGGGCTTCGACGCCGCCGCCAAGGCCGCGATCCTCGCCGGAATCGCCTTCCACACCCGGGTGCGGATCGGCGAGGTGCACCGCGAGGGCATCACCGAGGTCACCGCGGCCGACATCGCGTCGGCCCGCCGCATGGGCTGCACCGTCAAACTCCTCGCCATCTGCGAGCGCGCCGCCGACGGCCGGTCCGTCACCGCGCGCGTGCACCCGGCGATGATCCCGCTCAGCCATCCGCTGGCCTCCGTCCGTGAGGCGTACAACGCGGTCTTCGTCGAGGCGGATGCCGCCGGGCAGCTGATGTTCTACGGCCCCGGCGCGGGCGGTTCCCCGACCGCCTCCGCGGTCCTCGGCGACCTGGTCGCGGTCTGCCGGAACAAGCTCAACGAGGCCACCGGCCCCGGTGAGTCCGCGTACACGCGTCTGCCGGTCAGCCCCATGGGCGAGGTCGTCACGCGGTACCACATCAGTCTCGACGTGGCCGACAAGCCTGGCGTACTCGCCCAGGTCGCGACGGTCTTCGCCGAACAGGGCGTATCCATCGATACGGTCCGCCAGCAAGGCCGCCAGGACGGAGGCGGCGAGGCATCTCTCGTCGTCGTCACCCACCGCGCGCCCGACGCCGCCCTCTCGGCGACCGTCGAGGCGCTGCGCAAGCTCGACACCGTGCGCGGTGTCGCCAGCATCATGCGTGTTGAAGGGGAGTAA